A window of the Deinococcus gobiensis I-0 genome harbors these coding sequences:
- the cdaA gene encoding diadenylate cyclase CdaA has translation MPALSLGPVSPRDLLDVLLVTTLVYQGYKLVVGTRAVNVLRGILVFAGVWGAAQVLGLVTLSTLLGRAGTVGLFALVILFQPELRAALERVGRPRGREAQSGAALQDLARALERLAERKVGALVAIERSTPLGEYAATGVRLDAVVSAPFLEALFARNAPLHDGGVILQGSRVVAAGCLFPLQQSDGTYRRYGTRHRAAIGLSELTDAVVLIASEERGSIRIALGGRLGPDLNGSELREQLRTLVYDYGGPASAPIPATARPPETGRGT, from the coding sequence TTGCCTGCGCTGTCCCTCGGCCCCGTCAGCCCCCGTGACCTGCTTGATGTCCTGCTGGTCACCACGCTGGTGTACCAGGGGTACAAACTCGTGGTGGGGACCCGCGCGGTGAACGTGCTGCGCGGCATCCTGGTCTTTGCCGGGGTGTGGGGCGCGGCGCAGGTTTTGGGACTGGTCACGCTGAGCACACTGCTGGGGCGCGCGGGCACGGTGGGACTGTTCGCGCTGGTCATCCTCTTTCAGCCCGAGCTGCGCGCCGCGCTGGAACGGGTCGGCCGCCCGCGCGGGCGCGAGGCCCAGAGCGGCGCGGCGCTGCAAGACCTCGCCCGCGCGCTCGAACGCCTCGCCGAGCGCAAGGTGGGCGCGCTGGTCGCCATCGAACGCAGCACGCCGCTGGGCGAGTACGCCGCGACCGGCGTGCGGCTCGACGCGGTGGTCAGTGCGCCCTTTCTGGAGGCGCTGTTCGCCCGGAACGCGCCGCTGCACGACGGCGGCGTGATTCTCCAGGGGTCGCGGGTGGTGGCGGCGGGCTGCCTCTTTCCGCTGCAACAGAGCGACGGCACCTACCGCCGCTACGGCACCCGCCACCGCGCGGCCATCGGCCTCTCGGAACTGACCGACGCCGTGGTCCTGATCGCCAGCGAGGAACGCGGCAGCATCCGCATCGCGCTGGGGGGCCGCCTGGGACCGGACCTCAACGGCAGCGAACTGCGCGAGCAACTGCGTACCCTGGTCTACGACTACGGCGGCCCGGCTTCGGCGCCCATCCCGGCGACGGCCAGACCGCCGGAAACGGGGCGCGGCACATGA
- a CDS encoding CdaR family protein gives MSASGPGQTPGRLPESVRRWLRPAYVWRRLTHNLLPKLAALAVASVLWYVTTGDRRANVEQGFDVPVTVRDTTGGDERRAVASLNPDTVRVTLSGRPERLSELRGANIEAVVDVTGVPEGGFNRPVTVTVPAGTTLTRRSPERVQGSVETQLSRTVTVTPGVVPLEDGSLPRYATSPADVILSGPSRAVTTVTRVVTTPTALQPGESREVRLLALDDRGLPVESVQTRPASVTLRRQDRGEIPIKTLRVTLNSPPSGLRVTSATLEPASVRVVAPPALLARLREVAGRVTYRPGTSALTVQLDLPEGAQALDSVSVRLVVERVPGATPSN, from the coding sequence ATGAGCGCCTCCGGTCCGGGCCAGACCCCCGGCCGCCTGCCCGAGTCGGTGCGGCGCTGGCTGCGCCCGGCCTACGTGTGGCGGCGGCTGACCCACAACCTGCTGCCCAAACTCGCGGCGCTGGCGGTCGCCTCGGTGCTGTGGTACGTGACGACCGGCGACCGGCGCGCCAACGTCGAGCAGGGCTTCGACGTGCCGGTGACGGTGCGCGACACCACCGGGGGCGACGAGCGCCGCGCGGTCGCCTCGCTGAACCCCGATACCGTGCGCGTGACCCTCTCGGGCCGCCCGGAGCGCCTGAGCGAACTGCGCGGAGCGAACATCGAGGCGGTGGTGGACGTGACCGGCGTGCCCGAGGGCGGCTTCAACCGCCCCGTGACGGTCACGGTCCCGGCCGGCACCACCCTGACCCGCCGCAGCCCCGAGCGCGTACAGGGTTCGGTCGAGACGCAGCTCTCGCGTACGGTCACGGTGACGCCCGGCGTCGTGCCGCTGGAGGACGGCAGCCTCCCGCGCTACGCGACCTCGCCCGCCGACGTGATCCTGTCGGGGCCGAGCCGCGCCGTGACCACCGTGACCCGCGTCGTGACCACGCCCACGGCCCTGCAACCCGGCGAGTCCCGCGAGGTGCGGCTGCTGGCCCTCGACGACCGGGGCCTGCCGGTCGAGAGCGTGCAGACCCGCCCGGCCAGCGTCACCCTGCGCCGCCAGGACCGGGGCGAGATACCCATCAAGACCCTGCGCGTCACCCTGAACAGCCCGCCCTCCGGGCTGCGTGTCACCTCGGCCACGCTGGAACCGGCCAGCGTGCGGGTGGTGGCCCCGCCCGCGCTGCTGGCCCGGCTGCGGGAGGTCGCCGGCCGCGTGACCTACCGGCCCGGCACCTCGGCGCTCACGGTGCAGCTCGACCTCCCCGAGGGCGCGCAGGCCCTCGACTCGGTCAGCGTGCGTCTGGTCGTCGAGCGTGTGCCGGGCGCCACACCGTCCAATTGA
- the yqeK gene encoding bis(5'-nucleosyl)-tetraphosphatase (symmetrical) YqeK, producing MNVAFRLPTVWPSLGAWEARVRLMVRPRRFEHVQRVAVLARQIAVANHLDDGQIERAYAAGILHDIARDLPDAELLRLAPPECEIDALHPLALHGRAARTLLEHWGYRDEVVLEAVEDHTTGPRGGNPVSACVYIADVSEPGRGVNDDIRELAMHDLGAALNRAIVSKVTYLQGRGITVHPRTLTAYRALEPAGCAAVAPAEPATGTTIRFPAPSRF from the coding sequence ATGAACGTCGCGTTCCGGCTGCCCACGGTCTGGCCCTCACTGGGCGCATGGGAAGCGCGGGTCCGGCTGATGGTCCGGCCCCGACGTTTCGAACACGTTCAGCGCGTGGCCGTCCTCGCACGCCAGATCGCCGTCGCCAACCATCTGGACGACGGGCAGATCGAGCGCGCCTACGCGGCAGGCATCCTGCACGATATCGCCCGCGATCTGCCCGACGCGGAGCTGCTGCGGCTGGCGCCCCCCGAATGCGAGATCGATGCCCTGCACCCGCTGGCCCTGCATGGCCGCGCGGCCCGCACCCTGCTGGAACACTGGGGCTACCGTGACGAGGTGGTGCTGGAGGCCGTCGAGGACCACACGACCGGGCCGCGCGGCGGCAATCCGGTATCTGCGTGCGTCTATATCGCCGACGTGTCCGAGCCGGGCCGGGGCGTGAACGACGACATCCGCGAACTGGCGATGCACGACCTCGGCGCGGCCCTGAACCGCGCCATCGTCTCGAAGGTCACCTACCTCCAGGGCCGGGGCATCACGGTGCATCCGCGCACCCTGACCGCCTACCGCGCCCTGGAACCCGCCGGTTGCGCCGCCGTCGCTCCGGCCGAACCGGCGACCGGCACGACCATCCGCTTTCCGGCCCCGTCCCGGTTCTGA
- a CDS encoding LCP family protein: MTHSDPQSPLPPNGPRQAGAGRRPRRSHALLRAAQAFGLSLSALALGGFALLGQPGTAAPVATLPGQAPQFTVLLAGRDVIYCYYRQPCKNQDQRTGLVQTPNTDTLMLVKVSGDRVDVLNIPRDTTVGEFSWRQSAAAQKVNSKYWSGGPESLTRAVEEITGERVDSYVIVRTDYVARVIDALGGLDVNVPEPGIEWVDQAAGVNLKLSPGNHHLGGDQAVLFLRVRKGFGDDYGRIDHQKQALTQLAARLKSPQGLAALPTILGGVGNGVETNVDPNLLPSLLPHLSGMRLRFATLPTDTIRGSFNLAPDRERLAQVWGSAPATAGQNGSAAARPAPIRVTIQDASGAGLGEALARALGVLGYAQVRVQSAPASSVSSQVFTQQDVGAAETLADLLGLPRLQGERFPVAPGEVGILLGADAAQQLAGLSAYRTPTTPNPTPTQTPTPETP, from the coding sequence TTGACGCACTCTGACCCCCAGTCTCCCCTGCCTCCGAACGGCCCCCGACAGGCGGGCGCGGGCCGTCGCCCGCGCCGCTCGCACGCGCTGCTGCGCGCCGCACAGGCCTTCGGGCTGAGTCTCTCGGCGCTCGCGCTCGGCGGTTTCGCCCTGCTGGGTCAGCCCGGGACGGCCGCCCCCGTCGCCACGCTGCCGGGGCAGGCCCCACAATTCACGGTGCTGCTCGCCGGGCGCGACGTGATCTACTGCTACTACCGCCAGCCCTGCAAGAACCAGGACCAGCGCACCGGCCTCGTCCAGACCCCCAACACCGACACCCTGATGCTGGTCAAGGTGAGTGGCGACCGCGTGGACGTGCTGAACATCCCGCGCGACACGACGGTCGGCGAATTCAGCTGGCGTCAGTCGGCCGCCGCCCAGAAGGTGAACAGCAAGTACTGGTCCGGCGGCCCCGAGTCCCTGACCCGCGCCGTCGAGGAGATCACCGGCGAGCGGGTGGACTCCTACGTCATCGTGCGGACGGACTACGTGGCGCGGGTCATCGACGCGCTCGGTGGGCTGGACGTGAACGTGCCTGAACCCGGCATCGAGTGGGTGGATCAGGCGGCGGGCGTGAATCTCAAGCTCTCGCCGGGCAACCACCACCTCGGCGGCGATCAGGCGGTGCTGTTCCTGCGCGTGCGCAAGGGCTTCGGGGACGACTACGGCCGCATCGACCACCAGAAGCAGGCCCTGACGCAGCTCGCGGCCCGCCTCAAGTCGCCGCAGGGCCTCGCCGCGCTGCCGACGATTCTGGGCGGGGTGGGCAACGGCGTCGAGACCAACGTGGACCCCAACCTTCTGCCCTCGCTGCTGCCGCACCTGTCGGGCATGCGGCTACGCTTCGCCACGCTGCCCACCGACACCATCCGGGGCAGCTTCAATCTCGCGCCCGACCGCGAGCGTCTGGCCCAGGTGTGGGGCTCGGCCCCCGCGACGGCTGGGCAGAATGGAAGCGCCGCCGCCCGCCCAGCCCCCATCCGGGTTACTATTCAGGATGCCAGCGGCGCCGGCCTCGGCGAAGCGCTCGCCCGCGCCCTCGGGGTGCTGGGCTACGCGCAGGTCCGGGTGCAGAGTGCGCCGGCCAGCAGTGTCAGCAGTCAGGTGTTTACCCAACAGGACGTGGGGGCCGCCGAGACCCTCGCCGACCTGCTGGGCCTGCCGCGCCTTCAGGGCGAGCGTTTTCCGGTCGCGCCCGGCGAGGTGGGCATCCTGCTGGGTGCCGACGCCGCGCAGCAGCTCGCCGGCCTGAGCGCCTACCGGACCCCGACCACCCCGAACCCGACCCCCACCCAGACCCCCACGCCGGAGACCCCATGA
- the rsfS gene encoding ribosome silencing factor, which produces MTPDSQTRQQLRAIVDAARERRAEDVTVLDLTGVSSTLEYFVICTATAGLQLNAVQENVRQKAQEAGLPRPSVEGPSERWLLLAFGGSVVVHIMTKDAREYYDLEGLWSDAERLDFPEEPRGV; this is translated from the coding sequence ATGACCCCAGATTCCCAGACCCGACAGCAACTGCGCGCCATTGTGGACGCCGCGCGCGAGCGCCGCGCCGAGGACGTGACCGTGCTCGACCTGACGGGCGTGAGCAGCACCCTCGAATATTTCGTCATCTGCACCGCCACGGCGGGCCTGCAGCTCAACGCCGTGCAGGAAAACGTGCGTCAGAAGGCGCAGGAGGCCGGGTTGCCGCGCCCCAGCGTCGAAGGCCCGAGCGAGCGCTGGCTGCTGCTGGCCTTCGGCGGCAGTGTCGTCGTGCACATCATGACCAAGGACGCCCGCGAGTACTACGACCTCGAAGGCCTGTGGAGCGACGCCGAGCGCCTCGACTTCCCCGAAGAGCCGCGCGGCGTCTGA
- a CDS encoding winged helix-turn-helix domain-containing protein translates to MSHVVVIEDEGTVRDVLRFHLERAGLRVSAFGSTREAQDALPGADVLVLDWMLPGESGLGFLRRLRADQELRRLPVLMLTARAAEAERVEGLETGADDYLTKPFSAAELVARVRALLRRSQPDAPQTLGNGPLNIDLAAAEARMDGRRLNLTRREFDLLAFLTQHAGRVYSRTELLDRVWGADFLGGERTVDQHVTQLRAHLGDDPGRPDFLETVRGKGYRMRPRGTDRAESA, encoded by the coding sequence ATGAGCCATGTGGTCGTGATCGAAGATGAGGGCACTGTCCGGGACGTGCTGCGCTTTCATCTGGAGCGGGCCGGGCTGCGCGTCTCGGCCTTCGGCAGTACCCGTGAGGCCCAGGACGCCCTGCCCGGCGCCGACGTGTTGGTCCTCGACTGGATGCTGCCCGGCGAGAGCGGCCTGGGCTTCTTGCGGCGCCTGCGCGCCGACCAGGAACTGCGGCGGCTGCCGGTCCTGATGCTGACCGCCCGCGCCGCCGAGGCCGAGCGGGTCGAGGGCCTGGAGACGGGGGCGGACGATTACCTGACCAAGCCCTTCTCGGCGGCCGAACTCGTGGCCCGCGTGCGCGCCCTGCTGCGCCGCTCGCAGCCCGACGCCCCGCAGACCCTGGGCAACGGCCCCCTGAACATCGATCTCGCGGCGGCCGAGGCGCGCATGGACGGCCGGCGCCTGAACCTCACGCGGCGCGAGTTCGACCTGCTGGCGTTCCTGACCCAGCACGCCGGGCGGGTGTACTCGCGCACCGAACTGCTCGACCGGGTGTGGGGCGCGGACTTCCTGGGCGGCGAGCGCACGGTGGACCAGCACGTCACGCAGCTCCGGGCGCACCTGGGCGACGATCCGGGCCGCCCCGACTTTCTGGAGACGGTGCGCGGCAAGGGCTACCGCATGCGCCCGCGCGGCACCGACCGGGCCGAGTCCGCATGA
- a CDS encoding ATP-binding protein, producing MTAQPNVPLPPAPAPLSWIDALPQAVLLTQGGLVTRLNAAAVRLWGVPQDRAAGRPVLEVVRRHTLETLLERGGELELEAGGRTLRCTATRDHEGTGEYAALIVEDITEHRRREAELREATAVLSHEFRTPVAALRGVLEALEYDMPDDLAQNFVRQGLQETERLARLVEDLAVGFRPTRARTLALAEAFARAERLLGSELSARQASLSFGQDYLVRADPDKLLQVLLNLIENALKYGPPGQPVQVVTTLRGTWVEVCVLDRGVPLNDTESLFRAHTRGRAATGQGSGMGLYIVRSIVQGWGGQVWVERQGDHNAFCFTLPGVAGIGEPR from the coding sequence ATGACCGCCCAGCCGAACGTCCCCCTGCCCCCCGCGCCCGCGCCGCTGTCGTGGATCGACGCGCTGCCCCAGGCCGTGCTGCTCACGCAGGGCGGGCTGGTCACGCGCCTGAACGCCGCCGCCGTGCGGCTGTGGGGGGTGCCGCAGGACCGCGCCGCCGGCCGGCCGGTGCTGGAGGTCGTGCGCCGTCACACCCTGGAAACGCTGCTGGAACGCGGCGGCGAGCTGGAGCTGGAGGCCGGCGGACGTACCCTGCGCTGTACCGCCACCCGGGACCACGAGGGGACCGGGGAGTACGCAGCCCTGATCGTCGAGGACATCACCGAACACCGCCGCCGCGAGGCCGAACTGCGCGAGGCGACGGCGGTGCTGTCGCACGAGTTCCGCACGCCGGTCGCGGCGCTGCGCGGCGTGCTCGAAGCCCTGGAATACGACATGCCTGACGACCTCGCGCAGAATTTCGTGCGCCAGGGCCTCCAGGAGACCGAGCGGCTCGCGCGGCTCGTCGAGGACCTCGCCGTGGGCTTCCGGCCCACCCGCGCGCGCACCCTGGCGCTGGCCGAGGCCTTCGCGCGCGCCGAGCGGCTGCTGGGCAGCGAACTCTCGGCGCGGCAGGCCAGCCTGAGCTTCGGGCAGGACTACCTCGTGCGGGCCGACCCCGACAAGCTGCTCCAGGTGCTGCTCAATCTCATCGAGAACGCGCTGAAGTACGGCCCGCCGGGGCAGCCGGTCCAGGTGGTGACCACGCTGCGCGGCACCTGGGTCGAGGTCTGCGTGCTCGACCGGGGCGTGCCCCTGAACGACACCGAGAGCCTGTTCCGGGCACACACGCGCGGGCGCGCGGCCACCGGCCAGGGCAGCGGCATGGGCCTGTACATCGTGCGCAGCATCGTGCAGGGCTGGGGCGGCCAGGTCTGGGTCGAGCGCCAGGGCGACCACAACGCCTTCTGCTTCACGCTGCCGGGGGTGGCGGGCATCGGCGAGCCGCGCTGA
- the phoU gene encoding phosphate signaling complex protein PhoU, with translation MRETLETDLRAALNGALNMLGTVEQMLPVAADVLLREQADRLEEIRSLDREVDAQEAALEAECLRIIALHQPVARDLRLVALILKSLSDIERMGDYAVHVAEDGAELAQSPALKRYINLGRMLERLGEMSQNLRTALADRDVTRAEQTTVMDDEVDELYEQIQRELVTYMLEDPRNISKALTLMRVGRSLERIGDHMENISERVRYWVTGARD, from the coding sequence ATGCGTGAGACCCTGGAAACTGACCTGAGAGCCGCACTGAACGGTGCCCTGAACATGCTCGGCACCGTCGAGCAGATGTTGCCGGTGGCGGCCGACGTGCTGCTGCGCGAACAGGCCGACCGCCTGGAGGAAATCCGCTCGCTCGACCGCGAGGTGGACGCCCAGGAAGCCGCGCTGGAAGCCGAGTGCCTGCGGATCATCGCGCTGCACCAACCGGTGGCGCGCGACCTGCGGCTCGTGGCCCTGATCCTCAAGAGCCTCTCCGACATCGAGCGCATGGGCGACTACGCCGTGCACGTGGCCGAGGACGGCGCCGAACTGGCGCAGTCGCCGGCCCTCAAGCGCTACATCAACCTGGGCCGGATGCTCGAGCGTCTGGGCGAGATGAGCCAGAACCTGCGCACCGCCCTGGCCGACCGCGACGTGACCCGCGCCGAGCAGACCACCGTGATGGACGACGAGGTCGACGAGTTGTACGAGCAGATCCAGCGCGAACTCGTGACCTACATGCTCGAAGACCCGCGCAACATCTCCAAGGCCCTGACCCTGATGCGCGTGGGCCGCAGCCTGGAGCGCATCGGCGACCACATGGAGAACATTTCCGAGCGGGTGCGCTACTGGGTCACGGGCGCGCGCGACTGA
- a CDS encoding peroxiredoxin, which translates to MSLVGQPAPDFTLPASTGQAVTLSSYRGHSAVVLVFYPLDFSPVCSMQLPEYSGRQDDFAEAGAAVLGINRDSVHAHKAWAAEYGIDVPLLADMRLDVARLYGVAIDDRGISGRAVFLIDKEGVIRYAHVEEKTSDYTVRPEQVLAQLRAL; encoded by the coding sequence ATGAGCCTCGTCGGTCAGCCGGCCCCCGATTTCACCCTGCCCGCCTCGACCGGGCAGGCCGTCACCCTGAGCAGCTACCGGGGCCACAGCGCCGTCGTGCTGGTGTTCTACCCGCTGGATTTCAGCCCGGTGTGCAGCATGCAGCTTCCCGAGTACTCGGGCCGCCAGGACGACTTCGCCGAGGCGGGCGCGGCGGTGCTGGGCATCAACCGCGACAGCGTGCACGCACACAAGGCCTGGGCGGCCGAGTACGGCATCGACGTGCCGCTGCTGGCCGACATGCGCCTGGACGTGGCGCGGCTCTACGGGGTCGCCATCGACGACCGGGGCATCAGCGGCCGGGCCGTGTTCCTGATCGACAAGGAAGGCGTGATCCGCTACGCCCACGTCGAGGAAAAGACGAGCGACTACACCGTGCGCCCCGAGCAAGTCCTCGCGCAGCTCCGGGCGCTGTAG
- a CDS encoding MFS transporter, with protein MLWTRPLTMLQLLALLLASELVRTGFFVAALPLLGPGLGLGPAVIGAMVGAHYLADALGKGPMGLVSERWGLGRVLGLGALLGLLTVLGTRLWPSAWWGVLACALWGLVFGTLWPGLMSVSQALARPGRTARALAVSNLSVAPAILAGVLLVGPLIQGSSRSGWTLLLGAQGLAVLLALGLWRLRLPAPETARPGEPPVPGQAAPQPGWGREWGRVAVLLPAAFAQTLAPGLLVTLLYPLLAHLGLGLRDLAGPGLAAAAAFALSLGLLGRLADQVHPRRALTPGLLLLAAVFALVAVSGGPEVRSRLWVVAPLLGVGYGAFMAGWNGLVARTLPAQHRAAAWGAVMAVESLGYSAGPLLGGAAWQFGGQAGVFGLGAAVFLLTELYYLWPGRGLVHRAGGT; from the coding sequence GTGCTGTGGACCCGTCCCCTGACCATGCTTCAGCTTCTGGCGCTGCTGCTGGCCTCGGAACTGGTGCGCACCGGCTTTTTCGTGGCGGCGCTGCCGCTGCTGGGGCCGGGGCTGGGCCTGGGTCCGGCGGTGATCGGGGCGATGGTCGGGGCGCACTACCTCGCCGACGCGCTGGGCAAGGGGCCGATGGGCCTCGTGTCCGAGCGCTGGGGCCTGGGACGGGTGCTGGGCCTGGGCGCGCTGCTGGGGCTGCTCACAGTGCTGGGCACGCGGTTGTGGCCCTCGGCGTGGTGGGGGGTGCTGGCCTGCGCGCTGTGGGGTCTGGTCTTCGGGACGCTGTGGCCCGGCCTGATGAGCGTATCGCAGGCGCTGGCGCGGCCGGGACGCACTGCGCGGGCGCTGGCGGTCAGCAACCTCAGCGTGGCCCCGGCCATTCTCGCGGGGGTGCTGCTGGTCGGGCCACTCATCCAGGGCAGTTCGCGCTCGGGCTGGACCCTGCTGCTGGGCGCGCAGGGGCTGGCGGTGCTGCTGGCCCTGGGGCTGTGGCGGCTTCGCCTGCCTGCCCCGGAGACGGCGCGGCCGGGCGAGCCCCCGGTGCCCGGCCAGGCCGCGCCCCAGCCGGGATGGGGGCGTGAGTGGGGCCGGGTGGCGGTGCTGCTGCCCGCCGCCTTCGCGCAGACGCTGGCCCCGGGGCTGCTGGTCACGCTGCTGTACCCGCTGCTCGCGCACCTGGGGCTGGGGCTGCGCGACCTCGCGGGGCCGGGGCTGGCGGCGGCGGCGGCCTTCGCCCTGAGCCTGGGGCTGCTGGGCCGCCTCGCCGACCAGGTCCATCCCCGGCGGGCGCTGACGCCGGGGCTGCTGCTGCTCGCCGCCGTCTTCGCCCTCGTCGCCGTCTCTGGCGGCCCCGAGGTCCGCTCGCGGCTGTGGGTCGTCGCGCCGCTGCTGGGCGTGGGCTACGGGGCCTTCATGGCCGGCTGGAACGGGCTGGTGGCGCGCACGCTGCCGGCCCAGCACCGCGCCGCCGCCTGGGGCGCCGTCATGGCGGTCGAGTCGCTGGGGTACTCGGCGGGGCCGCTGCTGGGCGGCGCGGCGTGGCAGTTCGGCGGGCAGGCGGGCGTGTTCGGCCTGGGGGCGGCCGTGTTCCTGCTCACCGAACTGTATTACCTGTGGCCGGGGCGCGGCCTCGTGCACCGGGCGGGCGGGACCTGA
- a CDS encoding zinc ribbon domain-containing protein — protein MSETGPLQRLHRVQELDLNLDRLRDEEGNIPADLRAARAEQDRLNNELEDTEISLEGVEKKLRAQEQDLAGTREQIKRAQEEQDKNAFDARAQSQFGSRIQMLQERAEEMEEDLVPLRERRQELGDRAAGLRAEHRALRPGLGSLEEADERRIEDLRAQGEGTRQERAELVGSLDARTVREYDVIRKAKKGVGVAEVKGGRCSACNVVLPVNIQQKAAQGKLPPVKCPSCGRFLIRLDL, from the coding sequence ATGAGTGAGACCGGACCCCTTCAACGTCTGCACCGCGTTCAGGAACTCGACCTGAACCTCGACCGCCTGCGAGACGAGGAAGGCAACATTCCGGCGGACCTGCGCGCCGCCCGCGCCGAGCAGGACCGCCTGAACAACGAACTGGAAGACACCGAAATCTCGCTGGAGGGCGTCGAGAAGAAGCTGCGCGCCCAGGAGCAGGACCTCGCGGGCACCCGTGAGCAGATCAAGCGCGCGCAGGAGGAGCAGGACAAGAACGCCTTCGACGCCCGCGCCCAGAGTCAGTTCGGCAGCCGTATCCAGATGCTCCAGGAGCGCGCCGAGGAGATGGAAGAAGACCTCGTGCCGCTGCGCGAGCGCCGGCAGGAACTGGGCGACCGTGCGGCGGGCCTGCGCGCCGAGCACCGCGCCCTGCGCCCCGGCCTGGGCAGCCTGGAAGAGGCCGACGAGCGGCGCATCGAGGACCTGCGTGCCCAGGGCGAGGGCACCCGCCAGGAGCGCGCCGAACTCGTGGGCAGCCTGGACGCCCGCACGGTGCGCGAGTACGACGTGATCCGCAAGGCGAAAAAGGGTGTGGGCGTCGCCGAGGTCAAGGGCGGGCGCTGCTCGGCCTGCAACGTGGTGCTGCCGGTCAACATCCAGCAGAAGGCCGCGCAGGGCAAGCTTCCCCCCGTGAAGTGCCCGTCGTGCGGCCGTTTCCTGATCCGTCTGGACCTCTGA
- the nth gene encoding endonuclease III, giving the protein MTRKTAAPRLPTGAKARAPQVLGALETLYPDARTELDYRSPFELLVATVLSAQATDVSVNAATPALFARYPDAHALSTASPEDIEPYIRRIGLYRGKARNLAALARLLVERHGGEVPDDFAAVVALPGAGRKTANVVLSNAYGYPAIAVDTHVGRLARRLGLSTQTHPDKVEADLERLFPRGRWVFLHHALILHGRRVCAARRPLCGECVMRPFCPQVGVDLPAPGRPA; this is encoded by the coding sequence GTGACCCGCAAGACTGCCGCGCCGCGCCTGCCCACCGGCGCGAAGGCCCGCGCCCCCCAGGTGCTCGGGGCCCTGGAAACGCTGTACCCCGACGCCCGCACCGAACTGGACTACCGTTCGCCCTTCGAACTGCTCGTCGCCACGGTCCTCAGTGCCCAGGCGACCGACGTGAGCGTGAACGCCGCCACCCCCGCCCTCTTTGCCCGCTACCCCGACGCCCACGCCCTGAGCACGGCCAGCCCCGAGGACATCGAACCCTACATCCGGCGCATCGGGCTGTACCGGGGCAAGGCGCGCAACCTCGCCGCGCTGGCCCGGCTGCTTGTCGAGCGGCACGGCGGCGAGGTGCCCGACGACTTCGCGGCCGTGGTCGCCCTGCCCGGTGCGGGCCGCAAGACCGCCAACGTGGTCCTCAGCAACGCCTACGGCTATCCGGCGATCGCCGTGGACACCCACGTGGGCCGCCTCGCCCGGCGCCTGGGCCTGAGTACCCAGACCCACCCCGACAAGGTGGAGGCCGACCTGGAGCGGCTCTTTCCGCGCGGGCGCTGGGTCTTTTTGCACCACGCGCTGATCCTGCACGGCCGCCGGGTGTGCGCCGCGCGCCGGCCCCTGTGCGGCGAGTGCGTCATGCGGCCCTTCTGCCCGCAGGTCGGCGTGGACCTCCCGGCGCCGGGCCGCCCGGCATGA
- the cutA gene encoding divalent-cation tolerance protein CutA, whose protein sequence is MSLVVLVTVPPERAHELARTLVGERLAGCVNVLPGVQSIYRWEGEVAEDPETLLLIKTTGEQYPALEARVRALHPYEVPEIVALPFDRALPEFQSWLREVTGPAT, encoded by the coding sequence ATGTCACTGGTCGTTCTGGTCACGGTTCCGCCCGAGCGCGCGCACGAGCTGGCGCGGACCCTGGTGGGCGAGCGGCTGGCCGGCTGCGTCAACGTGCTGCCCGGCGTGCAGAGCATCTACCGCTGGGAGGGCGAGGTCGCCGAGGACCCCGAGACCCTGCTGCTCATCAAGACGACCGGCGAGCAGTACCCGGCCCTGGAGGCCCGCGTGCGCGCGCTGCATCCCTACGAGGTGCCCGAGATCGTGGCGCTGCCTTTCGACCGCGCCCTGCCCGAATTCCAGAGCTGGCTGCGCGAGGTGACGGGTCCGGCGACCTGA
- a CDS encoding septum formation initiator family protein — translation MEDHRAPSSSPLSAGRPVAVRGSWRGRWRAWQRLPVTLIIASLLLGLGIVQLAFQLGNTAYRSVTWTRETRETRVRVAALERDVAVLQDAERSASDPAYLQELARCQGFVGKNETVLIAPDAARTPGETENCELVRLP, via the coding sequence ATGGAAGACCACCGCGCGCCTTCGTCCTCACCGCTGTCTGCGGGCCGCCCCGTCGCCGTCCGGGGCAGCTGGCGCGGCCGCTGGCGCGCGTGGCAGCGCCTGCCCGTGACCCTCATCATCGCCAGCCTGCTGCTGGGCCTGGGCATCGTGCAGCTCGCCTTTCAGCTCGGCAACACCGCCTACCGCAGCGTCACCTGGACCCGCGAGACCCGCGAGACCCGCGTGCGCGTCGCGGCGCTCGAACGCGACGTGGCCGTCTTGCAGGACGCGGAGCGCTCGGCGTCCGATCCGGCCTACCTCCAGGAACTCGCGCGCTGCCAGGGCTTCGTGGGCAAGAACGAGACGGTCCTGATCGCCCCCGACGCGGCCCGGACGCCGGGCGAGACCGAGAACTGCGAACTGGTGCGCCTGCCCTGA